The sequence ATCATTAGTAAAAACCATCCAAAGAAAACAAACTATAATATATTATCACACTAAAAATATTCttgtaaaatcataaatcaaaatCCATCCTATGGACACAGTACTGAGACTCAGTAAGAACTGTAACACAGCTTCGACCTACAGGAAAAATAAAGTTCGAATTTTTCCACAGCAGAAGTATGTGATTGTAAAAGagaataaaaagattcaaaattatgATGGACCAAACCAAAACTAAGGTCTATAAGGTTTGAATTCTATGCAGCTATGCTTTAAGAAACTACATAGCACGAAAAAGTACTCAAACTTTCTACACATTATTCGTCCATCATCACATTAAACAAACCCATGAACATAATCTAGTAGGATTTGTCCCAAGGCCACTCACACAAAAACCAATATGAAAAAATTACACCAAACCAAGTGCAGGCCACATATTCGAGCAAATGCGTCAACGAGTCCAAAGGCCACACACACAAAAAccaaattgaaaaaattatattcgAGCAAATGCGTTAACGAGTCCAAAGGCCACACACACAAaaaccaaaatgaaaaaaattatattcgaGCAAATGCGTCAACGAAAAAAGTAATTCAAAAACATTAAAGAGGCAGCAAATACCTTGCTAAGAGCAACAGCCACAACCTGCGAGTCAGAACTCATAGAAGAATCCATTTTCTTCATCTGATTTAGAAGGGTTTCAGCATCACCTTCACTAAAACAGAACAACCCAAGATTTTTCCCGGAACTTCCCGAAACCAAAACAAATTCTTGGGAACCATTGCTCAACGCATACACGGGTACTCCAGCTAGCCTCTCATCAATAGCCTCAGCAGACATAGACTTATTCTTAATGCTAGTGCTGATGTTCTGGTTTTCTGTCGAAATTTTGGCAAATAAAGAGGATTTAGAATGGAGGTTGGTTCGCAGATTGTTACAGAAATCGGAGACGTGGGTTTGTAGCGAAGTGAAGGCCTGGTGGAGGAATTGCTGCGCTGGAGATTGCTTGTGTTCGAAGGAATTCATGGTTTCGGGGTACGGTGGAGAGATTTTGTGGGGTTCAAGGATGATGCTCGAAAACTAAACGACCAAATACAGTATGGAAGAGTTATAGAAGCATAAGTCTTCCCTTTGTAATATACATTTTTCCTTTAGTAATtagtaatataataatataatccatatatttataaaatagattaaaatagataaatcatttatgatattttattacatctttttttacaaaatacattttatttacCTAAGAGTAGGTCGTttgtgagatagtctcacgaattttatctgtgagacggatcaaacctaccgatattcacaataaaaataatacttttagcatagaaagtaatattttttaatggatgacccaaataagatatccgtctcacaaaatacgatccgtgataccatctcacacaagttttgtcTTTACTTAAAGCTAACTTCTAATTCGAATTATtcacaattaaaattatattttcattatgCAATTTTATTGATGgaacttttcttttattttctttaaatttttttatatccttTAATCcgatcatatttttatttataagtataaaattttagataaaTATATCACTcttaaagaaaatgtataaaaaaatcGTGTTTAGATAATTATTAGTTTACGATGACTAGTAATTAATTCTTTCATTAATCCTTTAGAGTAAGGCATGAGACAATAGAGATAGTACACAACAGTCGATAACCAATAATTACGAAGTGCTTGCTCTCTTAGTGCTTGAATGGGATAGAGCAAGACCTTCATCTCCTCCTATCTAACTAAAGATAAAACCACACCAAGGAAAGATCTTCGAGGGAGCATCCAAGTCCGTATGCCATTGATCTGATTTGATAATGGCTTGAGTAGTAGTCTTCAAGGACAATGGAAGTTATCGAATGTGTGAGTCGTTTACTTCTTATTAGTCCATTTtaaagagtaagtctcttgtgagacggtttcacgaatctttatctgtgagacgagtcaacactaccgatattcacaataaaaaataatactcttagtataaaaaataataatttttcatggatgaccaaataagagatctgtctgacaaaatacgacccatgagaccgtctcacacaagtttttgtccattTTAAATAGAAATATGTGACAAGGtaatatcattaaaaaattatgtacTATCTCGttcaattttaaatcatatCCATGATAATACCCACATTTTCTCAAATGGAAGTGCCAAGGAGATCCTAATCCACTAAAGAATGAGCAAAAGCAACCACCattcatttttttccctttgCAGCAAAAACCTCGTAAGCCAAAAACCAGtaaattaatttgaataaaatagtCGATAGGTTGTTTACACGGAATGAACAAATATGAAGTCCAAATTCTTGTAATGTAGAATGGCCTCTAGTTTCAATTTCAAtcacatccataaaaaaattcaaattcaatacaaaaaagtGACTAGTGTTCAGGAAAGAATTACAACAGAACATGTAAAGAAAAATCGATCCATCCATATATATATCCCTAACCCTTCTGTCATAttaaaaaaaggaagaaaaaaaaaccttCTCTTAACTTAAAACTCAGACTCTTTCATTCCCATACTACAACTTCATCAAGCCCCTTGAGCTTCCAAGACCTCTCAAACCCCACAAGAACAGAGTCTAATTACCACTGACATTGACTGCAAAAATTGACAATGCTTTTACCCAAGGAGCACGAGGGTGGGAGAGAAATCTAAACCCACTTTTGAATTTCCATTTAACACGGGGTAATCAATTCACAGGCATTCCACGCTCTTAAGAAGGTTGGATAGCCAGCTTCTGAAGATGATCAAGGAACACGTCAAGGCTAACATCATCCGTGAAGATTATGTCAGAGCCGGGCGCCATCATCTCATTTGAATTACTATAGGTGGCAGATGGATTCAACTTAGCCAACAGGAATCTTGCCTGCCAAAATGGCACTCCAATTATTAGAAACACATGAAAGTATCAGATTCAAGATAGCTGATTTTTTATGAACAATTGTTCTGGCAACATCAAATTTTTCCACAAAACAACAGAAAGCATGCTACCTATAAGAAACAATAACTAGAGACATGCCTAGAAAGGCATAAccaatttttatcatttaattcAACTGGTTGATTCTATTTTCTCAATCACTTCAAGATAGAAGATTTTTACTTGTTAGCGTATTTGGGAGGGGTTTCTAGTAAAAAATCTCGAATATGAGAGAACGGTAACAAAATCACTCTCCTGAGAGTAGAGTAAGGGCTAGCAGCACGTTCCCAGCTAAAATCCTAAAATGGTTAAGTTTGCTAGAAGCTAGGATTCACAAACGCGTATTCGAGGACAACCAATTTGTGGGTCAGGAGGAATAATTTAACTATAACAGGTAAAGAATTGATACACAGACACGATCAAACTACACATTTTAAGCATAATTGAAGGAGAAAGGTTACCTGTGAACCATGCTGATCACAAATTACAAGCCTCGGTGCAGGAAATCGATCGCGAATTATCAATTGAGCATCATCATGTGGAGCTTGTAATAAGTGAGCAAAAGCCTATGACAAGGGAAAGAAGGCATATCTCATGAAAATTTTCGAGAAAAATTTCGAGTGTGTAAAAGAAACCAAAAAGATTCAGTAGAAGAAAATATGTCGTTACTGCAGAAGGAGACCCAAAAAGATAATCTCAGTTTCACAATAAATCGAAATAGTAAAGCTAACACCCACGAGTAAAAAAACCAGCACTCCCGATGAAGACAAAATCGTCACCATCAGCATTaccaacaaaaagaaaaaacacaCACCTGGTGCTCTGGCTGATTCTGGTATCCCATGTTTCTCCATTGAGCTATAGTCATTCCATGAAAAATAACTATACTAAAATATGCATCCAGCAAGAGAATACGATCAGCTCCAATTGATACTACATCCAGCAAAACTGGTGCGGGAAGCGAATTAAAGGAATAAGATATCAATGATGGTTGAATCATCACTGCAGCATTGCTCACAGTTTCTCGATTTAACAAAAGGCGGAAATAAGCTGTCTCATCCGGACTGTTATTGAACACCTAATTGAAAAgcaagaaataaatttttaaataaatatgaaaagaacACTTTTAACGTAAATAATGAAAAGAACAGCATAGGAAAATAGCCAACACAAAAGCAATTTACTTGTACAAATTGTGATCTTCGCAGATTAAACATAAACTGAGGAAACAGAGAAAACCCGGGATTCAAGGTGAACGAGGATGGATCATCTTTGCGATAATCACCAAATTTGGAACACAAGCGAATTAGATTCCGATCTATCCACCTTGTGGCATCAAATCCTTCCTGAAAATCATGGACAAGATACGCTGAGAAAAGTAAAATGGCAAATTATCTTTAAAAGTACAAATTTTTTGGCATGAGCTACCCCCAATATTAATTTGATCTCAGGATCATAtagataaatttatataaagcTCCATTGTTACATAGATCACAGTTAAGTGATGCAGTATTCTACAAAACTGTAGTGACACACCAGAGGCTAGGGATTTGTGTTTGTCAAATTGATCTGATTTATCTACAGAATACAATAATGTCAGTACCTCTGTTTCCATTTTATAAGAAGCTAATCTAGCAGTAACTACAGCAGCAACTTCTTGATCAAACCCTTGCACTAAGTCCTGCAGGCACAAAAAATTTAGAATCAACCTTTCAGAAATGCAACTTCATAAATTTTGCACGAGCAAGCAAACCAAGATTATTTATTATAcaagaaaaaataacaaaagcaGGGTAGGaaaaataatgtgatatgatatcaCAAGCCTGTTTTGTACAGGAAGATGGATCCATGGCAAATTGGGGTTTCTCATTATATTTTGAACCTAATGACGCAATTAGATGGGGCTACAGGTTTGATTTGAGTTGAACACAGAGACCCAAAATAAAGACATTATAGCAATTTAAAGGCCTGGATTTAGACAGCCATACATGTTTGAGCAATTATCAACTCTACTTTTTCCATTTTTCCTATTAAGTCCATGATTCAAGCTAAGAGAGACGGCCTTCAGTGCATGACATGAAGTCTGGCTGAAATTTTGTGTTCATACTTCTGCTATTATAGGACTAACAATGAAGTTACGCACACCAGCCACTGACCATAA comes from Primulina huaijiensis isolate GDHJ02 chromosome 2, ASM1229523v2, whole genome shotgun sequence and encodes:
- the LOC140964175 gene encoding protein TIC 22-like, chloroplastic; this encodes MNSFEHKQSPAQQFLHQAFTSLQTHVSDFCNNLRTNLHSKSSLFAKISTENQNISTSIKNKSMSAEAIDERLAGVPVYALSNGSQEFVLVSGSSGKNLGLFCFSEGDAETLLNQMKKMDSSMSSDSQVVAVALSKIFQLKVEGVALRLIPEASQIKNALKERKRVGLQDESFPGIPVFQSKSLILRSQNKRYRPVFFRKEDLEKSLLRASRDQKQLNPALRAGDIQVAVLEEIVQGMKDSSSALWDDVVFIPPGFDVSTDPSQQHSSS